In Desulfosediminicola ganghwensis, a single window of DNA contains:
- a CDS encoding IS66 family transposase — protein sequence MKIAPPPRQIISKGIATADLLAHILNAKFCDALPCYRQERQFACLGAEISRATMANRAIKAANACTLLLELLCWRFIPVR from the coding sequence GTGAAAATCGCCCCACCACCAAGGCAGATTATCAGCAAAGGTATCGCCACTGCAGACTTACTCGCCCATATACTTAATGCAAAATTCTGCGATGCACTGCCTTGTTATCGGCAGGAACGGCAATTTGCCTGCTTGGGAGCTGAAATATCCAGGGCAACCATGGCCAACCGGGCTATTAAAGCTGCAAATGCCTGCACGCTGCTTCTCGAACTACTGTGCTGGAGGTTCATTCCGGTCCGTTAA
- a CDS encoding IS66 family transposase has translation MLVVGHMFAVNLSMHKKAGSTDVALNYIRRLYAVEKESEKYKLSSEESLSLRRKKAKPALDEFFFWLSKKTDQVILL, from the coding sequence ATGCTGGTTGTTGGGCACATGTTCGCCGTAAATTTGTCGATGCACAAAAAGGCCGGCAGTACAGACGTAGCTTTGAACTATATTCGACGGCTTTATGCTGTGGAGAAAGAGTCGGAAAAATATAAGCTTTCTAGTGAGGAGTCGCTGTCCTTGCGTCGCAAAAAGGCCAAGCCTGCTCTGGACGAGTTCTTCTTTTGGCTTAGCAAAAAGACAGACCAAGTGATCCTGCTATAA
- the tnpA gene encoding IS66 family insertion sequence element accessory protein TnpA, whose protein sequence is MHREHQHSETSTETGLLAKHIRAWQSSSQSQKASCQSNRIALATFCYWKCKLSGRNLKETTF, encoded by the coding sequence ATGCATCGTGAACATCAACATTCCGAAACATCAACAGAAACAGGACTACTAGCAAAACATATCAGAGCCTGGCAATCAAGTAGCCAAAGCCAGAAAGCTTCTTGTCAGTCAAACCGCATTGCTTTAGCAACATTTTGCTACTGGAAATGCAAACTGAGTGGCAGGAACCTAAAAGAGACTACGTTTTAG
- a CDS encoding IS91 family transposase gives MEMATIVEEYLDAYLSSYGSTALPGHLKTFTAIISCRTPASGELHVQCPDCNHAEWRPLSCGNRHCPKCQNHNTSQWLDRQQQKLLPVPYFMATFTLPRELRPLAWFNQKAVYDLMFKVVSVTLKDFGLNPKNLGAEIGMTMVLHTNSRPLDFHPHIHAVIPGGGIDRRRRYWKKTQHNYLFNGNALAKVFRARFLDALKGAGLKIPQNLPKEWVVHCDYAGKGMAALKYLSRYLYRGVISEKNIIENRDGKVTFKYVDSTTGETKQRTLRGEAFLNLVVTHVLPKGFRRVRDYGFLHSNAKKLLTLVQMILHVITALLSPRTRPTFKCPCCKNSMLVIGFRRDIRRTG, from the coding sequence ATGGAAATGGCGACAATCGTAGAAGAATATCTGGATGCATACCTTTCCAGCTACGGCTCCACCGCTCTTCCAGGGCACCTGAAAACCTTCACTGCCATTATCAGCTGCCGAACACCTGCTTCAGGTGAGTTGCATGTGCAATGCCCAGACTGCAACCACGCAGAATGGCGCCCCCTGTCTTGTGGGAACAGACATTGCCCCAAATGCCAGAATCACAACACAAGTCAGTGGCTTGACAGGCAACAACAAAAGCTCCTGCCTGTGCCATATTTCATGGCAACATTCACCTTGCCTAGAGAGCTAAGGCCTTTAGCCTGGTTTAATCAGAAAGCGGTTTACGATCTGATGTTCAAGGTTGTTTCCGTGACTTTGAAAGATTTTGGCTTGAATCCAAAAAACTTGGGCGCAGAGATCGGCATGACCATGGTGCTCCATACCAACAGTAGACCACTTGATTTCCATCCACACATTCATGCTGTTATCCCAGGAGGTGGTATAGACAGGCGGCGTAGGTATTGGAAAAAGACTCAACACAATTACCTGTTCAATGGAAACGCTTTGGCTAAAGTGTTTCGGGCTCGATTCCTGGATGCGTTAAAAGGAGCAGGGTTAAAAATACCGCAAAATCTTCCGAAAGAATGGGTGGTACACTGCGACTATGCGGGAAAAGGCATGGCAGCTCTTAAATATTTGTCACGGTATCTCTACCGTGGTGTGATAAGCGAAAAAAACATCATCGAAAATCGGGATGGTAAAGTCACATTCAAATATGTCGACAGCACAACCGGAGAAACAAAACAGCGGACTCTTCGAGGCGAGGCATTCTTAAACCTCGTAGTAACACACGTGCTACCGAAAGGCTTTAGGAGAGTAAGAGATTACGGCTTCCTACATAGCAATGCAAAAAAGCTACTCACTCTAGTGCAGATGATACTACACGTGATCACTGCGCTACTTTCCCCGCGGACTAGGCCAACCTTTAAGTGCCCTTGCTGTAAAAATTCAATGCTGGTTATCGGTTTCCGCAGGGACATCCGTAGGACGGGTTAA
- a CDS encoding IS66 family transposase has protein sequence MAPKNLLGAGVNYTPNQWKRLLVYLDLPEMTPDNNAAENAIRSFVIGRKNWLFAGTQGGAKASAALDSLVETAKRQFGTV, from the coding sequence GTGGCACCGAAGAACCTGCTTGGAGCTGGTGTGAATTACACCCCCAATCAATGGAAACGTTTACTTGTCTATCTCGATTTACCTGAAATGACCCCTGACAATAACGCGGCTGAAAATGCAATACGCTCATTTGTGATCGGTAGAAAAAACTGGCTGTTTGCTGGCACACAGGGAGGTGCGAAAGCAAGCGCTGCGCTCGATAGTCTGGTTGAAACTGCCAAACGACAATTTGGAACCGTATAA